A portion of the bacterium genome contains these proteins:
- a CDS encoding transglycosylase domain-containing protein — protein sequence MGGTVLFIRAERAIATLPEAVGAGLAERGGAYVPLDAMSPWLVKAVIAAEDQSFWTNPGISFEGMGRALVVNVERRAFAEGGSTVTQELLRDRLLGPRKTLGRKLVEIAYALLAARRYSKTEVLTLFLNQAYFGHNAWGIDAASRTFFGLPPRKLTLPQAALLAGVLQAPTALDPFRFPIAARRRRSEVLDAMGRAGYITRDQARQANKASLGLRRSGKESPAPPIGSPFSLTERPGRGTIITNLTGVAAGLVSHLSAGGYDPRKRRGPLSKRGDCAAWVLASKDDQGPGAVVTAVPSGTAPALGSDTASVQRFGVDGKAAAGCVAPTGKLPNAGSTAAATGQCFSVA from the coding sequence GTGGGCGGCACGGTGCTCTTCATCCGCGCCGAACGGGCCATTGCCACATTGCCTGAAGCGGTCGGCGCCGGGCTTGCCGAAAGGGGTGGTGCCTACGTACCTCTGGACGCGATGTCGCCCTGGCTCGTCAAAGCCGTGATCGCCGCAGAGGACCAATCGTTTTGGACCAATCCCGGGATCAGCTTTGAGGGGATGGGACGGGCCCTCGTCGTGAACGTCGAACGCCGTGCGTTTGCCGAGGGCGGCAGCACGGTCACCCAGGAGCTCCTTCGCGACCGGCTGCTCGGTCCCCGTAAGACACTCGGCCGAAAGCTTGTCGAAATTGCGTACGCGCTCCTGGCGGCTCGGCGCTATTCCAAGACTGAGGTCCTGACACTGTTTCTCAACCAAGCCTATTTCGGGCACAATGCCTGGGGGATCGATGCCGCATCCCGGACCTTCTTCGGCCTGCCGCCACGGAAATTGACCCTCCCACAAGCGGCTCTGCTGGCCGGGGTGCTCCAGGCGCCCACTGCGCTCGATCCGTTCCGCTTTCCGATCGCGGCACGTCGGCGGCGGAGCGAGGTCCTCGACGCGATGGGTCGCGCGGGCTACATCACGCGCGACCAGGCTCGTCAGGCTAACAAGGCGTCGCTTGGGCTTAGAAGATCAGGCAAGGAATCCCCCGCGCCGCCGATCGGTTCACCGTTTTCGCTGACCGAACGTCCCGGTCGAGGAACCATCATCACCAACCTGACCGGCGTCGCCGCAGGATTGGTATCGCACTTGAGTGCTGGTGGGTATGATCCTCGAAAGCGCCGGGGTCCCCTTTCCAAGCGAGGTGATTGTGCCGCTTGGGTCCTGGCGAGCAAAGACGACCAAGGCCCCGGAGCCGTCGTGACCGCGGTGCCATCGGGAACGGCACCGGCTCTTGGATCGGATACGGCGTCGGTGCAGCGATTCGGCGTGGATGGCAAGGCGGCCGCTGGCTGCGTCGCTCCCACTGGGAAGCTGCCGAACGCTGGTTCCACCGCTGCGGCGACCGGGCAGTGTTTCTCGGTCGCCTAA
- a CDS encoding VTT domain-containing protein, whose product MRRGWQGGRWLRRSHWEAAERWFHRCGDRAVFLGRLIPAVRIYRSFPAGDLFMPARRFTAYTVVGSLIWYAALATGSSFLRSRWGVIEPLFRGDALANFAFGATGLICWYVRRTLRHN is encoded by the coding sequence ATTCGGCGTGGATGGCAAGGCGGCCGCTGGCTGCGTCGCTCCCACTGGGAAGCTGCCGAACGCTGGTTCCACCGCTGCGGCGACCGGGCAGTGTTTCTCGGTCGCCTAATCCCGGCGGTGCGTATCTATAGATCCTTTCCTGCCGGCGATCTCTTCATGCCGGCCAGACGATTCACGGCCTACACGGTCGTCGGCTCGCTGATCTGGTACGCTGCCCTGGCGACCGGCAGTTCCTTCCTACGATCAAGGTGGGGCGTGATTGAGCCGCTGTTCCGCGGCGACGCGCTTGCCAACTTTGCGTTCGGGGCAACAGGTCTCATCTGCTGGTACGTTCGCCGGACGCTACGGCACAACTGA
- a CDS encoding undecaprenyl-diphosphate phosphatase: MSPIALAVLAGIVQGVVEWLPVSSKTMITLIFAAAGYSFGTAYVLGLLANMGSFAAALWYFRRDIIGALRGLRQPWADTDGAKTLRYLVLATLATGAVGIPAYELAKHVLSAATGAVAMFAIGGMLLVTSVINTRRERLARAAAHEGKHEVPGTVGSLVVGACQGIAALPGVSRSAMTVTPLLLRGYDAKAALRFSFLLDVPALLGAGLVPLVVEHGGSRAMSSVGPGLLVALLAVSVVVSFLTIDAVLRVAARLRSSIITLVIGLLTIASALAFGLR, encoded by the coding sequence GTGTCACCAATCGCACTTGCCGTCCTCGCCGGGATCGTCCAGGGTGTCGTCGAGTGGTTGCCGGTGAGCAGCAAGACAATGATCACCCTGATCTTTGCGGCGGCGGGCTACTCCTTTGGGACCGCGTACGTGTTAGGGTTGCTCGCGAACATGGGGTCTTTTGCCGCCGCCCTGTGGTATTTCCGGCGAGACATCATAGGCGCACTGCGTGGTCTTCGCCAGCCATGGGCCGATACGGACGGCGCGAAGACCCTGCGTTACCTCGTGCTCGCCACGCTGGCGACCGGCGCGGTTGGGATACCAGCGTACGAGCTGGCGAAGCACGTGCTGTCGGCCGCGACGGGGGCCGTGGCCATGTTCGCGATCGGAGGAATGTTATTGGTTACCAGCGTGATCAACACCCGCCGCGAGCGGCTCGCCCGCGCCGCCGCCCATGAGGGGAAGCACGAGGTGCCCGGGACGGTCGGTTCGTTGGTCGTCGGAGCGTGCCAGGGAATCGCCGCATTACCGGGCGTCAGCCGTAGCGCTATGACGGTGACACCTCTTCTGCTCCGAGGCTACGATGCGAAAGCGGCGCTGCGCTTCTCCTTCTTGCTCGACGTCCCGGCCCTGCTGGGCGCGGGGCTTGTGCCACTCGTCGTTGAACACGGCGGCAGCCGCGCGATGAGCAGTGTCGGTCCGGGGCTCCTCGTCGCCCTGCTGGCCGTTTCCGTGGTGGTCAGCTTCCTCACCATCGACGCCGTCCTCCGTGTAGCGGCGCGCCTTCGCAGCTCGATCATCACTCTTGTGATCGGCCTGCTGACTATCGCGTCGGCACTGGCGTTCGGGTTGCGTTAA
- a CDS encoding helix-turn-helix domain-containing protein yields the protein MYGEPPSVKLSSADHDALDALVRPGTVEARLARHVRTVLLLEAGPSMRVTAERVGLAPRMGQHWTRRFLEGGLAGLGDAPRPGRLKLIPLSNEARIMAEMQHRPPGPRSQSSSRTMAARHGVSQSFVTRLWRRHGLQPHRVAAYVGSPDPDFEAKAAILGLYLQPPAHVVVLCIDEKSHIIFVAQIMPADRLTHADAQLRGAPLALEPVSTRERRDPVFREDVPMGPRLLENSADEWTQVNIPDRLLGLGRLGNAAVERARDPQVIVGEFDILVSPDRDLLGPTNAGECGDEHGIADGRTQLFDRADEVRGFEHRWPTLAGPLLGEVPAAQDPPQRIARQELVVGGRDLQDGGEQRDRVLDRLRR from the coding sequence ATGTATGGCGAACCTCCGAGCGTGAAGCTGTCGTCGGCCGATCATGACGCGCTGGATGCGCTCGTTCGGCCCGGCACCGTCGAAGCCCGCCTGGCGCGGCATGTCCGCACCGTCTTGCTCCTCGAGGCGGGACCTTCCATGCGCGTGACCGCCGAGCGGGTGGGGTTGGCGCCGCGGATGGGCCAGCACTGGACGCGGCGGTTCCTCGAGGGGGGGCTCGCCGGGTTGGGAGATGCCCCCCGCCCCGGACGCCTCAAACTCATTCCGCTCAGCAACGAGGCCCGCATCATGGCCGAGATGCAACACCGGCCACCGGGGCCGCGAAGTCAGTCGTCGAGCCGGACGATGGCGGCCCGCCATGGCGTCTCGCAGAGTTTTGTCACCCGCCTGTGGCGCCGCCATGGGTTGCAACCGCACCGCGTGGCGGCCTACGTCGGCAGTCCGGATCCCGACTTCGAAGCCAAGGCGGCGATCCTCGGGTTGTATCTCCAGCCGCCCGCCCATGTCGTCGTCCTCTGCATCGATGAGAAGAGTCACATCATATTCGTGGCGCAAATCATGCCAGCGGATCGGCTGACGCACGCCGACGCGCAGCTGCGCGGCGCGCCACTGGCGCTTGAGCCAGTTTCCACCCGCGAGCGGCGTGATCCCGTCTTTCGAGAAGACGTACCCATGGGGCCGCGCCTGCTGGAAAATTCGGCGGACGAGTGGACTCAGGTCAATATCCCGGATCGACTGCTGGGTCTTGGGCGTCTGGGGAACGCGGCGGTAGAGCGAGCGCGTGATCCGCAGGTGATTGTGGGTGAATTCGATATCCTCGTCTCGCCGGATCGCGATCTGCTCGGACCAACGAACGCCGGCGAGTGCGGCGACGAGCACGGCATCGCGGACGGGCGGACGCAGCTCTTCGACCGCGCGGACGAAGTCCGCGGGTTCGAGCACCGGTGGCCGACGCTCGCGGGGCCCCTCTTGGGGGAGGTGCCGGCGGCGCAGGATCCCCCGCAGCGGATTGCTCGGCAAGAGCTCGTAGTCGGCGGTCGCGACCTCCAGGATGGCGGCGAGCAACGCGACCGCGTTCTTGATCGTCTTCGGCGATAG
- a CDS encoding helix-turn-helix domain-containing protein codes for MDEPRQESVSKPPRVVHTEIARRLREERRRAGQTQAELAQALGVKQPTIARYERGARRIPIPILQRIAGHLRSPLDRLLAAKEPVSTDDVRDQLAAIQASILQAARALDALQARFDHPQSTGARSLEDTSITTEQDRQELERFLEEIQLTSNEATSAPARAGTRVERYRLISWRGPLPFQYRRRPDPRLLDRFLAETRLSTDLRLLFVTKGHPDARAAGIVAADVVFFDPKLRPELGDWVVVRAPGNVYGIRQYGGTINELKWDPVPQTSPGDTLEEHHQYWAVWAARPLYLGKIVAVCRSTPPDGGQRRA; via the coding sequence GTGGACGAGCCACGTCAGGAGAGCGTAAGCAAGCCTCCCCGAGTGGTCCACACGGAAATCGCCCGTCGGCTCCGCGAGGAACGCCGGCGGGCGGGCCAGACGCAGGCCGAACTGGCGCAGGCTCTCGGCGTGAAGCAACCGACGATCGCTCGCTATGAGCGAGGCGCCAGGCGGATCCCGATCCCGATCCTTCAGCGCATCGCGGGCCACCTCCGGTCCCCCCTGGATCGTCTTCTCGCCGCCAAGGAACCAGTCTCCACCGACGACGTTCGAGACCAGCTCGCGGCCATCCAGGCAAGCATCCTTCAGGCGGCCAGGGCGCTAGACGCTCTGCAAGCGCGCTTCGATCATCCTCAGTCGACAGGCGCACGGTCGCTCGAGGACACGAGTATCACCACTGAGCAAGATCGACAGGAACTTGAGCGTTTCCTCGAGGAGATCCAACTGACATCGAACGAAGCAACATCTGCGCCCGCACGTGCGGGTACGCGAGTCGAGCGATATCGACTTATCTCCTGGCGGGGTCCACTACCATTTCAATACCGCCGGCGACCTGATCCCCGGCTGCTTGATCGGTTCCTTGCCGAGACACGCCTCTCTACCGATCTACGGCTGTTGTTCGTGACGAAGGGTCATCCTGACGCTCGCGCGGCCGGCATCGTCGCCGCAGACGTCGTATTCTTTGACCCGAAGCTCCGACCGGAACTCGGGGATTGGGTGGTCGTTCGCGCCCCCGGCAATGTCTATGGGATCCGACAATACGGTGGCACGATTAATGAGTTGAAGTGGGATCCGGTACCTCAAACGTCGCCGGGAGACACCCTGGAGGAACATCATCAGTACTGGGCCGTGTGGGCGGCCCGGCCACTATATCTCGGGAAGATCGTGGCCGTCTGCCGTTCCACGCCACCGGATGGAGGTCAGCGTCGAGCATGA